ATGTGTGGTCACCAAGGATAGGTGACCCATCTGAGTTCAGCCTGTCACAGATCTGGGTCATCTCTGGCTCTTTCGGCAATGACCTCAACACCATCGAAGCTGGATGGCAGGTACATTTGAACAGATCAGAAAAATGAGCAGATAGTAATTAGCAGTATGAATCCAATAATGTGTGTTACGCTTTTATAGGTAAGCCCTGAGCTATACGGAGACAGTAACCCAAGATTCTTCACCTACTGGACAGTAAGTGTGTTTATCGGATAAGCACAGCGACATTCTGTAGATTCTTCACCTACTGGAGGTCACATGTTTTGTTTTTTACCATAATATAGGATCCTAATCAAACGATCGAACATTCTGTAGACTGACGCGTACCAagaaaccgggtgctacaaccaCAATTGCCGCGGATTCGTGCAGACGACGAACAAGATTGCGGTTGGTGCGGCTATCACCCCGGAATCGGTGTACAATGGCAGGCAGTTTGACATTACTCTCATGTTATGGAAGGTAACTAATTAACCGATTCTCATTTCAAAGCAAACTAGTGTACCTGCCGTAAAGTTTTTCTGACACCAGTGGTCCCTGCATGGTGTCCAGGATCCAAAGCATGGGCACTGGTGGCTGGAGCTGGACCCGGGCCTCGTAGTCGGATACTGGCCGTCGTACCTCTTCACCCACCTGGCTCGCCACGCCAacatggtgcagttcggcggcgAGGTCGTCAACACCCGGCCGTCGGGGTCGCACACGGCGACCCAGATGGGCAGCGGCCACTTCCCCAGAGAGGGCTTCGACCGCGCCGCCTACTTCCGGAACCTGCAGGTGGTGGACTGGGACAACAACCTCATCCCGGCGGCCAACCTGAAACTCCTCGCCGATCACCCCGGATGCTATGATATCCAGGGAGGCTCCAACAGCTACTGGGGAAGCTACTTCTACTACGGAGGACCAGGGAGGAACGTGAAATGTCCCTGAGATAAATTCTGATCGGATCGAATCTTGTTTTCCTTTTGCTGTTTTTTCTTTCTTGTTTGCTTGTTTAATGTTGTTTTCTCTTGTCTTTTTTTTCTGATAGCAAGTACTGGTTTAGCCCTTTCTAGGATTTTTGTAGGTCTTATACGTCTTTAACGGAAGAATGCATCAACAGTTGAGACTTGAGAGGAATTTGTAAATTTGAGAAGTACCTGCCAGATCATGCATTCAATTCGCAGAATACACACTTTGTTCCCTGATTCATattcacacacacaaaaaaactaATCTGCTGCAGTTTTACATATCATCGGCATGTTTCAAAGTTAAAGAGACCTCGTCCGCGGTTTAAAGATCTCATCGGCGGTTTCAAGTTAAAGATCTCGTCGCCATGTTTTACATAGATTGAAATATATTGGCGGCCCTTTAACTTGTCAGCCTGTGCCATTCCGGTCCACCAACTTACAAACGCGGATAACGCGCCCCTGAAACTTGTCAATTGGTTCACCGGAGGCCCATTTCCCATCCGGCGCGGCCTCCAGGCGACGTGACAGCACGTGTGCCGCACGTTTGAATACCGACCACAGGTGACATTATGCAACTAGGCCCGTCCGCATCTGCCAATCTCCAAAATCTCATCTTGTCTTCTTCAAGTTCTGCGTGTTgggggcgaggcggcggcgggagCACGGCGGCTTGTGACGGAGGCACCATAGCTAGCGAGTCAAGGGCGTCTACGGCAGATCCAGCCGATATACCGCTGATCCAGTGCAGGGAGTACGGGCGGGCAAGGGTGGTGCGCCAGGTATCGAAGCAGAAATGGAGCTTTGGGCAGGCGTTCTACTGTTGCCCGTTCTACAAGGTTAGTGGTTCAATTAAGATGAAGTTCTTGTTCTTGCTAGATTCGAAGCTGATATTAGGGATTTTTGTAGCGAGATGGGTCTGGTTGCCCTTTCTGAAAGTGGGAGAAGGAGTACTTGGAGGTGGTGTTCGGCAAGAACACTGCTGGTGCTAAAGCAAGTCCCAGCAATGAAGGCACATCCATGGTGGAAGCCCCTGATTTGAAGATGAACACTGATGGAGCAATGCAGGCACACCCATCTGCAAGAACACTGATGAAGAGGGAAGTTGTATGTGCTGAAATGGTGAAAGAAGTAGTCATGGTGTTGAAGGCTATATTTGTAGTCTGTGTTGCTCTACTGTTTGTACTCATTCTTGTTCTGTTAGTCCTATTGGTGAAGTAGGTAAATGTGTGATCAGTACTGTTATCAAGCCATGTATGAAACCATCAATGAATAACAACAAGATGATGTTCACAGATCTTGCAATGTCAATTCCTCAAGATGGAACCATAACAGGATGATGTATTTTCACAGATTTTGTCCATCAACCATTTACCATGGACATTGAGACACACATGTCATTGTCCTGAATGTAAGGCACTAAGTACTATCTTCCTATGCTTATATGAAAGAACCAAAAGATCCCTAACTATCTTCCCTGTCTGGCTGGAAGAACCATAAGGAAGCAAAATAAGCCTAAAGCATCAACTAAGATGTTTTTCTTGCTGCTTTACAGGTTCACAGAAACTGGCACAGTTTGCCTATTGACCTATACAAAAGCATCACATACCACATTCACAGGTCTTCAAGCCTTCTT
The nucleotide sequence above comes from Miscanthus floridulus cultivar M001 chromosome 18, ASM1932011v1, whole genome shotgun sequence. Encoded proteins:
- the LOC136521191 gene encoding protein neprosin-like, producing the protein MASCSSFYFVPLLLLLMLLLASPPVTAALASSESSGNATAGTLRPGKELLKHKRIRALLTKLNKPALKTIQSPDGDIIDCVPSHLQPAFDHPKLRGQKILDPPERPKNCNFTLGSRGSGSSRVGEVVVQAWHATGEACPEGTVPIRRTTEKDLLRVSSLRRYGRKPVRRGVRRDSTSSGHEHAVGYVNSEHYYGAKASVNVWSPRIGDPSEFSLSQIWVISGSFGNDLNTIEAGWQVSPELYGDSNPRFFTYWTTDAYQETGCYNHNCRGFVQTTNKIAVGAAITPESVYNGRQFDITLMLWKDPKHGHWWLELDPGLVVGYWPSYLFTHLARHANMVQFGGEVVNTRPSGSHTATQMGSGHFPREGFDRAAYFRNLQVVDWDNNLIPAANLKLLADHPGCYDIQGGSNSYWGSYFYYGGPGRNVKCP